ttttgtttgattttacaaccttttttaaaaaattactatttgaaCATTGGTGATATGGCTGCATTTGATTAGGTGAACAAGAAAGGGAACAATATTTTGGGATAGCATATCTCCACTCATTGTcccatttctcttatttttttaattgattaattattttataaagttaaaaaaggaaacaacGAAGAACCCAGATAATAGTTTAGGTTTTTCCGCCATCATGCGGTGATGGCTAGAGAACGAAAGGCGGGCCATGGCTGGAGGATGAACGGTGACAGTGGTTGAGGTCGAACGACGACTGTTGGAAGGGGTCGGTCTCAGATGATGGTAGCTGGTGGAGGACGAATGACAATGGTCAGAAGGGTAGCGATCTCAATTGTTGGTCGATGGTGTTCTCCGAAAGAAAAGAGAATacataagagagagagagagaaagcgaaGAGAATACAGAATAGGAGAAACAGATGTTTtctgtattttgagtttatcaACATGTTTTAGCTAAAAATGGCCAAAAGCATTTTTtgctgttttgagttttgtgtgtaaaaattttttgtgttttgaaaaatacatttttgaaaatgggtaAGTAAACgcattttgagtattttaagaaattgaaaatagaaaacgtctcaaaaaataacaaagaaaatggGCCCTAAAATTTGGATAAAAgatgataatttttcataaaaaatatgatgaagcaaacacacccttaatttTACTATCAAGTAATTTTAGAGACTATATTAACTATGTCtttggtttatttattttttaagatattttcctttttaaaataGGCCTCGTATTAGTATGGGTCGAATGGGCTATCAAGGCGGAAAATGCGGTGGGCTGGGCTCGGGTCGAGTCGACGAGCAAGGACCGGAACTTCTAGAAGAGCCCAAGGATATTGACGAACTttactcattttctttttttcttttccctctaCTCATAAATGAATCCCTGAGATCTGATACATAGAATGTAGAATAAAATTGGTTAAACtagttttgaaatttatagtttgatatatttaaatttttattaaagtttctttttgacattattttttgtttaaaaattaaatttacatattaaaaaaagaCTATAATGTTCTAATtagttttaaataattataaataattctattattgtaaattaattaaagataaaagtACCAAACCTACCTTTTATTAAAGGAGAAAAGTGATGccaattcataattaatttgagagaaaaataaagaaaataaaataaaaaaatatagccaCTCACATAATCAATCTATAAACccaagtaaaattttaatttatttttaaataagtttaaaaacAAAGCAGTTCATAATCAAAGTAAAGTCTAATTCATCtttgaatcataaaaataaattatttctaatttatttttgaatggtgaaaataaaataattttttaaaaataaaattttgattgaattttttgttatttatccataattatagttttttattgaatttttaaacccataattctttatttttttccctatgTAAATACAATTTCtaattgaattttcaaacactACATCTCtgcttttaatttaaaaaattgaaattttcatattttctttttgacttACTAATTACATTTTTcactattttctttattttacctCTCATACGATCAAGTGTCAATTTTCCCCCTttctttcaattaaaaataaaactataaagAGATTAAATATCCTAAATTAAAAACTTTGGGAGGGTCAAGtggattttagaaaaaaatacatacataaatcTTACTACTCACATAATCAAATTTAGTTCTCGAtttgattataaatataataaattgcgtaaatatcattttatatatagcttgccaaaacttttaattaacacattaattACTCAGAAAGACCAGCTATATACAAGGTGTGTGTCACGATACGAGTTGTATCACATAAAAAGgttatattttaatgatttttttttttttataaaaatcttaCTAAAATGACATGATATTGACTAAAAACAACCatattatcatttttctttcttccaaatttctatatagtttaattaaaagtcTAATATGGTGATCTTGAGATGATCGTTCTTGTGCACCCTCTAGTACTTGTACCCTCAATTACGTCAGAAAAAATAAATCGTAGGTATGAAATTTCACCTCACTACGTAAGGTGAGATTTAAATTCATGACCCATTAAATTGATATCGACATATCACTTATCTTACTGCTGGCCTATTCCCTGAGAGCATCTAATACGGTGATTTTACAACAAGATAAGATGGCAAATAGAGTTTCCTTTGTACCTGAAACTAACGACCTCATCTCACTCTCTATATCTCTATACCCttccttaattatatatatatatatgcctgtTTAATTGCAGAGTAATTAACTAATTAAGCATATGTTTTGCCCTCTTGTTtaccttctttttttctccctGTGCTGTACGTCAGCTGCAAATTGAGATCAGGTGAACGTAAATGGCTGACGGGCCATTTCCTCGGCTGGCTTTTCTGTATCCAGTTGTATCTCTGTAAGTATAGTGCGGTGGTACCAATTGCTGTTCTGGTGGCTGTTTCTCTCTATGGGTCTTGGTTTTTTGGCTATTATTTACTGATCTTCCTGCACACAAACAAACAGTCAGATAACTCTTCAAACTTGTAACTAGACGGGATTAGGTTTTTAGGAAAACCGATCTCTAAGCGTACGTGTAGGAGGAAGCAAACTAGTTCAGGTGGGAATAGGAAGAGCCGATGGGGTTGCTTAAATAGGCCCGGCCGGCCCTTAGCATAGTTTGTCTGAGCCGATGGGGTTGCATAAATAGTTGTGTTATTGAAGTTGTATTATGTGTGTGTGATGACTCAATAAGGAGCCATAGAGTGAATGACTAGTTAACCGGAGTGATGAGGATTAGGACGGTGCAAACATCTGAACACCTTGAGAGGGTTTGTACTTTTTCTATTCCAAAGCCACATCATCATGCATGTGCATCGAGTGGATTCTAGATGTAAAAATGTTGAAACTGAATCCTACAAATTTATGtgcttattttttttgtcaaatttatatttttatctttatatcttcacattttttttttctgattatttaaatttttcgttatttcaattatatcacTGAAGCTAATGTTTGAGTTAATCAAACttctatattttaatctttttttcgtGTGATAATccaaacttttcgttatttcgattatactcctaaatctatattttcgAATCAACTTAACCCTTGTgcttttatgtataaaaaaaaaaaaagtaaaaaggagATGACAAATGACATATCACACTCTATTTATATCAAAGTATAGTgattaaattaacttgaaaatgaTGATCTAATGGTGCAATCGAAACATTAAAAAATTCGGGTTGTCACacgaaaaaaaaaggaaaaaaatgtcaaaatataatagttaaattaactcaaaaatgtaaataaaggagtgtaattaaaataacaaaaaaattcaagtaGTCATACTAAAAAAAGCATAAAAGtacatagataaaaatataaatttaacccCTATGTTCTCTTGATGTGTTTGTGAAGTGTGAGATCTGATCCTAACAAGTGATATTAAAGCTACCTACCACAAACAAGGCATTACAACCAAGACCTTGCATTTGCACATAAAAGGAAAATTGCTAATTCAGCAAAGAAAAGGTAGATATTGATCACTCACCTGTAATCCAGGAAGCTCAAGCCCTACCGGCAAGAATGGCCGGATGATCGCCTTTACATCTTAATGGCTCCATGACTAGAGAACCTGAATCATAATAACTTCAGTATGTATTTCTCATATTGAATTATTAACCATCGGTCCCATCTAAAAGTTTAAGTGGGTAGACACAGGATtaacttttatcttttgtattattTGTTGACTCTCAACAATTGATAGACATCGACAATGGTGTGGAAAGTGGATAAGAAGCTGAAGGCTGGTACGCACCTTGGCACTGGCACTTGATAGTAACACGATTTCAGAGAAGCTGCAGGAATGAAGGGAGAAGTGATCAAGTCGTTGTCGGCAGATGTTGCCCGGAGGACGCCATTCTTCTCTTCAGTGCCGGCAGTGTCAGAGAAGGCCGTCAAATTTTCTCCGGCAGCTTTGGGAGATGCAAAGGGACTGTCCGGGAGGTTGTGTTCCGGGCTGCTTCCAAGGACAGCATTTTCAAAACACATAAATGAAACTATATGCAGAATATTTTGTAGATAATTAACTATGCAGAATATTGTATCTGATTAGAAAAATGAGATCCTCAAACAATTTTTGTACAGAAAAAGCCGCTTAAATGATGTGGGAGTGAAATTTTCCTGAATGGATGATTGTTACTGAGTCACATTTTTCTCCATAAAAATTAGATATAGGATTTGTGTTTGTAATTATTATGCATCTGATTAATTAAGATCTATATATTTGGAAGAGAAAGCCCTTCAGTCGGGTCATAATTATAAAACCAGTTATTGCATTACCAATAGAATTTTGcacaaaatttttatcaaagaTTTACAAGTGgccaaaagaattttttttttttcttgtggaaCCTTGAACTTTTCTTAATTTCAAATGTGTTCTTAAATTGTGcaaaattactcatttaaacaCCTGACTACCAAGTGATATGCACATGCTCTGATGTGCCAATTTTCTATGTCTCCTcagctccctctctctcttcgaCAATGTCTcctcatctccctctctctatccGACAAAGCTACGGAGCTCTTACTTAGACAACTAGAACAACTAAGAGGAGAGAAGAAGGATTTGAAAAGGAGGAGGGAGGAGGAGAAGGCCAAAAGCTAAAGCTGCTCAGACTTTACACATGGCTGATTGTGAAGAatcatcttctttctcatcCTTTGAATTAAGAGacaatgaagagagagagagagttaaggAGATGtcgaaaagaaagaaagagagttgAGGAAACaccgaagagagagagaggaagctgAGGAGAAGTAGCTGGATAGAGAGAGGGGGACTAGAGACGATGCTAGATCTAAGGTGATGCAGCTAGAGAGAGTGAGCTAAGAAGATGCCAAAGAGGGAGAAAAGACATAGGAGGAGACGTAGACAGAGAGAATTGGAGTTGAGGAGACGCTGGAGAaggggagaaagagaaagagagctgaGAAGACAAAGCTGGATAAAGAAAGGGAGACTGGAGACGCCGACAGATCAAAGATGACGCAGccagagagaaaaagaaagctgAGAAGACgcaagagagagaggagatagagttggatagagagagagagttgaggagatgtcggagagagagagagctgaggAGATGCTgttggagagagagatggggagtTGAAAGGACATTGGAGAGAGAAGACGCTAGAGAAATATAGAGGAATTGAGGAGATGCCAGAAAATTGTCATGTCAGCGCGCATGCATATCACTTGATGGTAAGTGTTTAATCGAGTGATTTTGCATAGTTTAAGAATACATTTGAAATTATGAAAAGTATAGGgtttcacaagaaaaaaaaaacgtaaaaatTCAGAAGCAAAAAATATAGTTTTGGCCATTTACAAATACttgttgaaaggaaaaaaaaaatcctctaaAATAGGTCACAATGCTAAAATCATTTGGTAGACAATTTATTAGAGTAAATTACAAATACAGGTTCACTTAATACCCCTACTATTTGAAAGATATATCAGATTACCTTTCATTACAAGGGGTACCGCGgaagttttataaaattatgcaattttctTAACTGTTTTTTGATCAAGAGAGATAGAATGTGAGGGTAATAGAATGAACCCAAAAAGGTGAAAGGGTACCGACTAGAAAAGCTGATTATTAGGGCAAACCAAAGTAACTATATGAGTGCTGCTATTATGCATAGCCTCTGTAATGATCCCAACCaaaccagaaaagaaaaatcttacCCTTTTGGCAAATCACTTTCTTCATTACGTTTGGGACTTTCTTTGCCCATGGCATTCTGGTCAGTGCCATTGTTGAAAGACGATTCTTTCTCTTTCACACCCACATTCTTAGTCTGATCCAGTTGCTTCTCTGAAAGAAAACAGTAGATGAGCTCCAAGATCTTCAGTCTGAAGCCAAAATTCAAACCAACTAATAAGAGTTCCATAAGAGCATCTTCATAAAGATTCACCTTCAGCCATTTTTGGACTTTTGCCATCGGAAGGAATGAGTGCCTGATTCAGAGCCattttggagtgagttggggaCAGAATAGTAGCAGGGCTAGGGAGCCTCCAATGGTGGTTTTGCCCATTCATATCAACAAGTTGCAGACCCATCATTCTTCGACCCTGGAGCTCAAGCGCTTGCTCCAAGTTAGCTTGCTCCTCTAGTTTCCTCCTCCACATCGTGTCCTGGGTATTGCCCAAAATCCTTGCTCCTGAATTTagaaacaaaactaattaaataagcGAGCAAGAGAGAATTCACAAAGttggcttactgtctaataTCACTTGATGCCAAataaaacaaacagaaaaataGATTCTGTCATATTTTGGATATACAAAACTCACCTTGTTTTGAATTTAGATTATCCAAATTTGAATTCAAAACAATCTCAATGCTTACCAGGGAGGGGGCCATAGGGGCCTCTTGGATCAAGGTCCGTTGGGCTACCAGAAGCTAAGAAGTCTAGTTTCTCCATTGGCGGCATATGTTGTTGCTTCCTGCAATTTCCCAATTAGTATTAGAGAAAACAGTGCAATAATTAATGGGTAACGTTGGAGGGAAAGGATCAAAAAACAGCGAGGATAAAAAAGAGAGTGCCTGAACTTGTCGGGGACCTTGCCCTTGTCCTTGTATGGCTTGACAAGAACCCTAGATTCGCATATAAAATGAGGGTTCCCTTTGGTCAGGATGGCTTGCACTGTCTCTGGGTAGAGAAAGGTCACAAAACCAAACATCCTCTTATGCTGATACGGAATTCTCACGTCCTGAACTGGCCCATAATTACtggaaaagaaacgaaaatcaAAGTAATTCAAGCTTCAATTAAGACCCAATTCGATTGTAGAAAACCATGTATGAAGCTGCTGGACAAACCTGAAATATCTCGACACATCGTCTTCATTAAACGTGCTTTCAGCTGGGAAAGTCAAGTAGATCTGTCTTGAAGCTGGGTTCATCGGATAATCATTCCTCTCAATCCGGGACGGGCCAAATTTGTGCATATCGTCACCCATCATCaatgccgccgccgccgccgcacTTCAGCATTTTACCAAATCAAACATTATGAGCTGATCATGATGATTCCCAAATAGAGGGATATAGAATTATACATATGTACCTTTGGGAATCAATTTGTTGTTGCTGGGGAAGGAGATTCATGGGTCTGTTTGCCGCCACGGGAGAGTATGGAAAAGTAGAAGCAGCCAGGCTTTGTTGCTGGGCGGACGTAGATCTGAGAAACTGCTCTTGGCACTGCTCCATCGTCTCGAACTTGCCCGGTGACCCAACCACAGGGCCCGAATCAGTAATGCCGGCATGGAAGAACCTGCAACTGTTTCCATTCTTACAGTAGCCTCTACCATAGAAAAGACAAGGCTTCCCACCAAATGATCCACTAGCAGTAGAAGAGCCTTCCCAGTTGGGCAAGCCCTGTTGTGGGTACAGAAAATCTGGACTTTTTGGGCCCAGAGATGGCGAGAAGGGTGAAGCCTGGTTCGGGATGCTAAGAGGAGATGGAAGATTGTGCCTTGAGGACGACGAATTCTGCCGAGAAAGAGAAACCGGTGGCAGAAAAGCAGGTCGAGACGACGGGGTTGACGGCAAGCCGAGCTCTTTTCTGGCCTGGAGAACGAGGGAGTGAAGCAGAGATTCAGGGCCAAAGGCCAACCTAATCATTTCATTCTCAACATGGTCCTGAAGCAAGATGAAGCCCATGATCTTTGAGGCATTTTCAGGGTCCAAATTCTGGATCCTGGAGAGCACAATCCTGGTTGCATCATAAGTATCCATGTCTGGGTTTGGTTTGGTGGTTGGCAGCAGATTCCACTCCAAGGTCCAACCCACCAAATCTTTGTTTTTcgtttatctctctctctctctctactgcTTTAGTGGCTCTCTAGTGTTGCTCCTGcaggaaagaaagtgagagaaaaagaaaagaaagtgagAGGAAAGAAAGTGCTAAAAAGAGTATTCCCGTGGGAGAtgggaaaaaaaaggaaaggactGTGCGGATGATGAGGGAGGAAGATGGAAGTtggattgaattgaattgaatctgAGTGTTGGTAAAGAAATATGAAAGCTATGCTAATTGGTTACAGAACAGAAGACAAAGAAAGCTAGAAAAGCAAGGGAAGACAGCTAAGGACTCGCACTCTCTTTTCaacccccccttctctctctcccttttccaAATTAAAACGAAAACTTTCTCTGTGCTCCACAGTACCGCCTACCCATGAAATCTCCGGCCTTTCTCTTCCGATATGGCCAGACCATCAGTGCAAGAGAGAAACCGAAGCCATTCaaacccctctctctccctGTACCTATATTCTCGTGAAGTGCTTGCAGAAGCAGCAGAACGCAGAAGCCATAAATTGGGCCTGCTAAGAGTGATTGCAAAGGAGCGTCTTACGCTTGCTTGCCCCACCGTTTCTGGTTAAGCGGAGGATGAAGCTTTGGGAGATGATCTCAGTCTCTGAGCTACGGAAAACACAGATTAGTAGGACTGTCAGTGACTGAAAACTGTGGGCATTAAAAAGCCGTTTGACCATTCCTCGTTTTCAATTACAAATTCAACATGTTTTATGGGGcaaattggttttaaaaattatttgcaaAAAGGAACAATTTATGCTTGCAAATTTTGCGTCTTAATAACGTTACGGGGAAATTACATTCACCAACCctaaaatttagttaaattacACTATGCATCTCTCacttcttaaaaattatattgacatttctttattaaataaatgttaaagAATACGTATAAGAATATGAAATATTAAAGGTACATTGcgcaaaataaattaaacctCAACAgttatttcatataatttaaataataaaaatagttaatgcaatttttgaaacataagaGTACTTTTTCAATTTATGCCAAACTTTTAAGGGTACACACTATGTTTTATTCTAATATAATTTGAATAATGCTGGTGTGTTTATTCTAATATAATGCTGGTATGTCTAtgttttgagctcatgagggtTTAATCAAATGCAGTTTGAGGGTGTCATTTTCACATAACTAAACACCCTCTTGGTAATTTCCATAAaagatatcatcaaagtaaACAAATAGCTAAATTAGTTGAAttgatttcaattcaaaatcatCAGATGCTACGTTCACTCAtttcacttaaaattaaaatttacaccCTCACAAAAGCAATTCGagtctaaattaaattaagtattaGTAAACTAGTCAATTCgtgtattttatttatgattttttattgaTGCACATTTAATAACAAGATCACATGAGACTAAATCCACACTAATGAACTAATCAAGTAAAGTTTAGAGAGTTTTAATCCAACCCAGAGTTTGAACCAACAAGCCCAACTCAAAAGCCTAGCCCATAGGAGACAACCCGAAGGCTATGCCCATCAAGGCTTTTACGACCCTAGGGTTGTCAAGAAGAACTCTAGGCGTAAACTTAGTTAGATACTTTCTGCAGGTTGCAAAAAGTTGCTAGTGCCCCGTAACTTGCAGGCAGTGCCCGCAATACTGTGCAGTatcaaattaaaagttaaaaaagtgAAATATGTTCATTTTGGACAATATTAGATGATGATTCAAGTGGTGGTAAAAACTCTACAGATTAAAGTTAAGTTAATGTCTATAAGTGTGTAAAAAAGCCCTAAAAAGAGAGATCTAAAAGAAATGCGTgcgtgggtgtgtgtgtgaaaaagaacttcacaaaagaagaaagaagaaaaaagaaaaaatagaaaacttacATATTGTCGCAACTTTATGTGAGCTTTACTTGCTTTTCAGATCAACCATTGATAACTACCATACTAAGGGTGAAATAGAGCTGAGGCCAGGGAGGAAGAGGGATGTGTGCGTGAAGAAGAAGCTCATAAAagttgaaagaaataaagataaaaattagaaaacttacAGTCATGCCTGCCTTTAGATGAGCTCTACTAATTGTTTTCAAATTAGCCATCGACAGCCAACCATGCTATCGGTAGAGCCTaattaccctttttttttttttttctttcctttcttccccaCTTTCCCCGAGATGCCAAATATGAAAGGAAATGTGGGTTTAAAGCCCTCAATTTGAACCCAACAACCTGACTCAGTTCCTTTGCCAGCCTAACCTAACTCTTTAAAGCCCATCTCAATGTCACCTTAGGCCCAAATCTGAAATTGGGTTCTAACAATGATGAAAGtttcacaagaaataaaaaaatgatgagGGCCCACTTAGCCCAactttagaaaattatagatttattattgttgttgtaaaaaatataataattaaaatttgtaaagtgGGGTCCACATGATCTCAAAGttgggtgaagttaggttgccatAAGAGAAGTTGTCTTAAGAAAGTTCGCCGTTAAGatgctctttcgccacaagctcttttGCCATAAGGATTTCGCCACAATCTTTTTTGCCATAAGGTTTCGTCACAAGCCTTCGCCACAAATTCTTTTGTCACAAGCCTTCACCACTAGCTTTTCCGCCATAagccttcgccactagctctttgcTTTTCCACCATaaagcttcgccactagctcttttgccacaagtcgTCGTTGCTAGCTTTTTCGCCACTAGttcttttgccacaagccttcGCCGTTAGCTTTTTCGCCACTAGTTTTTTTGCCACAATCCTTCGCCATTAGCTTTTTCTCCACAAGCCTTCGCCACAAGATTTCGGCATTAGCTCTTTTGCTACAAAGTTTCGCCACTAACTCTTTTGTTATAAGGCTTTGCCACtctcttttgccacaagttctcgctgcaaggttttgccttcgccactaggtctcgccgcaaggttttgcttTCATCGCTAGGTCTTGTCGCAAGGATTTAATTTCTGTTGATGcttagaaaatgggttagaaggctcgcaaGAAGCTTCCTCTACAAAAACCCTCCGATACCAAAGTCAGTCTcagatcccaatgactattcataAAAGCAATAAAGATGCATTCAAAGTGTCAAAAATTTACCGAAATTGGAAGTCATCAATAATGTCCaatagttgggtatttataaggcatGACTCTCAAGGATTCCTGATGTTAACACGTGGCAATCGATGAGTGGAGCTTAGGCTTCATCTAGAAGAGGATTTTGCTGCCTAGCTGAAAGGCTGTTCGCGGTATGTTGCTTCGAGGCTGGCCCTTGCGGCCAGGACCTGTCGCGAGGCAGATCGCGGCATGCGGTCGCGAGGCAGCTCACAATAAGTAATCGTGAGGCTGCCTCTTGCGACCAGACTGCAAGCGGCCGCGACGCCACTTGTGGCAAGCACCCGTGAGGCCGCTCGCAACAGTAAAGCTAGCCCTCGCGGGTAGCCCATGCCGTGAGGTTGGCAGCTAGCGACAATTTTGTTACCGCCagttttttttatcctttctcAATTTGGTAATTAGCTGGCAAATTGAGGGCTTTACTAATTGCTTTCAAATTAGCCATCGACAGCCAACCATGCTATTGAGAGAGCCtaattacctttttttttttttttttctttcctttcttccacATGGGTTTAAAGCCCTCAATTTGAATCCAACAACCTGACTTAGTTCCTTTGCCAGCCTAACCTAACTCTTTAAAGCCCATCTCAATGTCACTCAATGTCACCTTAGGCCGAAATTGGGTCTTAACAATGATGAAagtttgtcacaaaaaataaaaaatggcaaGGGCCCACTTAGCCTAactttagaaaattctagatttGTTAccttaaaaaaaactatatatctTTTGAGATTACCATTATTGCGCGATTCCCTATCGCTCATGCCCTCgattttaatagaaaagataaatcATAGGTGAAGATTTTGTAACGTCCCATTTTCCTAGAACGCAcgttacctcgagatttcgggaatatatatatatatatattttcaatatcatCATACACACAATATAAGTCTATAATCATTTCCTGACAATCccaattataccttctcagcatatcaaaatttaaaaattaatagattaagacaagtattatcaatcacatcagtggaagtaagatcaaaacctcaatgatatataaccgaccaATTCCTCTTACAATTAAATATCAagatcgatgtttcacatgaaaatatcaaaatattacataacctctaaatatcgtaatcatagacaaaacctacgaaaactaaacatagcagctacatcttaataacattctttcccttggcgtcactgctttcacctggaatgtttgaatattccaaggacatagaccaaattagatgctgaatcatctaagtgagagttcaaaaatattttcatgaatatatgcaaaatcatatataaatccgacaaatcctgacatgccccagcctaagagaatcccacatagcacttagctcTAACcgaggaaaatgcaatctctctaaaggtgacacgaccacatcgacccattggcaaacacaattctgcttaagagggacaacctcaacaCATGAACCtgagaatcaccccattgtcattgttaggcattacgctcctactcaaaagcattccaaacccaacgcaaccttagtcccaagagtatcacatcagcactatccctgGAATCAATGACACCTTGGTATTAATGCTATTACttaaaggaacctggggtggtgtccactctcagccccgccacttgagccaacaaccggggtggtgtccactctcagtcccgccacttgagtaccgtagggtgaaatCCGTTTCAGcctcgtcccaagtgggtcacatagcattaattccTAGTGCACATCCCGAGTGTTGTCACTCgaggctacgtcacaggttaaca
This window of the Diospyros lotus cultivar Yz01 chromosome 5, ASM1463336v1, whole genome shotgun sequence genome carries:
- the LOC127801413 gene encoding zinc finger CCCH domain-containing protein 23-like isoform X1 — translated: MDTYDATRIVLSRIQNLDPENASKIMGFILLQDHVENEMIRLAFGPESLLHSLVLQARKELGLPSTPSSRPAFLPPVSLSRQNSSSSRHNLPSPLSIPNQASPFSPSLGPKSPDFLYPQQGLPNWEGSSTASGSFGGKPCLFYGRGYCKNGNSCRFFHAGITDSGPVVGSPGKFETMEQCQEQFLRSTSAQQQSLAASTFPYSPVAANRPMNLLPQQQQIDSQSAAAAAALMMGDDMHKFGPSRIERNDYPMNPASRQIYLTFPAESTFNEDDVSRYFSNYGPVQDVRIPYQHKRMFGFVTFLYPETVQAILTKGNPHFICESRVLVKPYKDKGKVPDKFRKQQHMPPMEKLDFLASGSPTDLDPRGPYGPLPGARILGNTQDTMWRRKLEEQANLEQALELQGRRMMGLQLVDMNGQNHHWRLPSPATILSPTHSKMALNQALIPSDGKSPKMAEEKQLDQTKNVGVKEKESSFNNGTDQNAMGKESPKRNEESDLPKGPEHNLPDSPFASPKAAGENLTAFSDTAGTEEKNGVLRATSADNDLITSPFIPAASLKSCYYQVPVPRFSSHGAIKM
- the LOC127801413 gene encoding zinc finger CCCH domain-containing protein 23-like isoform X2, giving the protein MDTYDATRIVLSRIQNLDPENASKIMGFILLQDHVENEMIRLAFGPESLLHSLVLQARKELGLPSTPSSRPAFLPPVSLSRQNSSSSRHNLPSPLSIPNQASPFSPSLGPKSPDFLYPQQGLPNWEGSSTASGSFGGKPCLFYGRGYCKNGNSCRFFHAGITDSGPVVGSPGKFETMEQCQEQFLRSTSAQQQSLAASTFPYSPVAANRPMNLLPQQQQIDSQSAAAAAALMMGDDMHKFGPSRIERNDYPMNPASRQIYLTFPAESTFNEDDVSRYFSNYGPVQDVRIPYQHKRMFGFVTFLYPETVQAILTKGNPHFICESRVLVKPYKDKGKVPDKKQQHMPPMEKLDFLASGSPTDLDPRGPYGPLPGARILGNTQDTMWRRKLEEQANLEQALELQGRRMMGLQLVDMNGQNHHWRLPSPATILSPTHSKMALNQALIPSDGKSPKMAEEKQLDQTKNVGVKEKESSFNNGTDQNAMGKESPKRNEESDLPKGPEHNLPDSPFASPKAAGENLTAFSDTAGTEEKNGVLRATSADNDLITSPFIPAASLKSCYYQVPVPRFSSHGAIKM